One Rosa chinensis cultivar Old Blush chromosome 5, RchiOBHm-V2, whole genome shotgun sequence genomic region harbors:
- the LOC112203567 gene encoding E3 ubiquitin-protein ligase RNF126 — translation MHHIIGVICSWLPYGRRNDRDIESAGVRSHILTGIVHVEPSDFHHDPDEETWSQAPVQNVVTMLQIFLMEVLDRVWEDMVIEEGQEQSFQAIQTQAIEALPGPLQYCKASLEISSCCSDRCAICLEDFVDGESCRVFECKHIFHANCIDNWLKNGLTCPICRNSLVKIK, via the coding sequence ATGCATCACATTATTGGAGTCATATGTTCTTGGCTTCCATATGGACGCCGTAATGACCGAGATATTGAATCAGCCGGGGTAAGAAGCCACATTCTAACTGGAATTGTTCATGTTGAGCCATCTGATTTCCATCACGATCCCGATGAAGAAACATGGTCGCAAGCACCGGTGCAAAATGTTGTAACTATGTTGCAAATCTTCTTGATGGAAGTGCTTGACAGAGTTTGGGAGGACATGGTAATAGAGGAAGGGCAAGAGCAAAGCTTCCAGGCCATTCAAACCCAAGCCATTGAGGCACTTCCGGGGCCTCTGCAATACTGCAAAGCTAGCCTGGAAATATCGAGCTGCTGCAGCGATCGGTGTGCCATTTGCTTAGAAGATTTCGTGGATGGCGAGTCTTGTCGCGTTTTCGAGTGCAAGCACATCTTTCATGCTAATTGCATTGATAATTGGTTAAAGAATGGTCTAACGTGCCCGATTTGTAGAAACTCTCTTGTGAAGATAAAGTGA
- the LOC112201378 gene encoding probable leucine-rich repeat receptor-like serine/threonine-protein kinase At3g14840 → MGVNEVAISLRSIAVNNLSGPIPSYLGNITTLTYLSIENNMFSGTVPPELGNLVNLQKLILSANNLTGELPVALMNLTKLTELRISSNNFTGRMPDFQESWNQLQKLEIQASGLQGPIPSSISVLSNLTELRISDLNGGGSVFPYLSHITSLQRLSCHLSGPIPSFLSALSQLNTLDLSFNRLEGSIPDLADLTDLQYLYLTSNLLTGSIPDWIKSRDNLYVIDVSYNDFSESSESPYCTENLNVFKSFSARDNSLYAECLNSSPCPKDQYSLHINCGGKATTIGGINFEADQDPGGAAHFVPTGHSWEFSSTGHFWNTGVTSNDCIANNVSILEMDNSELYTNARISPLSLTYYGRCFGSGNYTVKLYFSEIIIRGNRSFLSLGRRIFDVYIQEKLVLKDFNIEKAAQGVDKPFIWEFKAVEVKNKTLEIRFHWSGKGTTASPNRGVYGPLISAISVEFESDDDSKRKIFVVAASAGGSLLCLAFLILGILWWKGCLDSMTSRGKAHRGLDVQTGFFTFKQIQAATNNFALENKIGEGGFGSVYKGVLLDGTIVAVKQLSSKSKQGNREFVNEIGLISSLQHPNLVRLYGSCIEANELLLVYEYMENNSLAHALFGPEEGQVRLDWPTRQGICIGIAKGLAFLHEESALKVVHRDIKTTNVLLDQDLNAKISDFGLAKLHEEENTHISTRVAGTIGYMAPEYALWGYLTFKADVFSFGVVALEIVAGKNNMKFRPNENFVGLVDWALVLQQKESLVELVDPRLGLDFSNEEAVRMAKVALLCINPAAALRPTMSAVVSMLEGRTPVDEMIMDPSIYSEEMRFTALRNPFEQIAEESAGGTKTLIHSSDASWNGSSAPTTSSDLYKVSPSCEEK, encoded by the exons ATGGGCGTCAACGAAGTTGCAATATCTTTAAG GTCCATTGCTGTGAACAACTTATCAGGACCAATCCCGAGCTACCTGGGAAACATTACCACTCTAACATATCT GAGCATAGAGAATAACATGTTCTCAGGAACTGTTCCTCCTGAGCTTGGAAACTTGGTTAACTTGCAGAAGCT TATTCTTAGTGCAAACAATCTCACAGGAGAACTGCCGGTGGCTCTTATGAATCTGACTAAGTTAACAGAACT GAGGATTAGCAGCAACAACTTCACTGGAAGAATGCCCGACTTTCAAGAAAGTTGGAATCAACTTCAGAAATT AGAGATCCAAGCTAGTGGTCTACAAGGCCCCATTCCATCTAGCATTTCTGTCTTGAGTAATTTAACAGAACT AAGGATCAGCGACTTAAATGGAGGGGGTTCAGTATTTCCATACTTGAGCCATATTACAAGTTTGCAAAGATT GAGCTGTCACTTATCTGgacctattccttcttttttATCAGCACTGTCACAGTTGAATACATT AGATCTAAGCTTCAACAGATTGGAGGGGAGCATTCCTGATTTGGCAGATCTGACAGATTTGCAGTACTT GTATCTAACAAGCAACTTGCTTACTGGATCTATTCCAGACTGGATCAAGAGCAGAGATAATCTCTA CGTGATAGATGTTTCTTACAATGATTTTTCTGAGAGCTCTGAGTCACCTTATTGTACAGAAAACCT AAATGTGTTCAAAAGCTTTTCTGCACGTGATAACTC ATTATATGCAGAGTGCCTGAATAGCTCTCCATGTCCAAAAG ATCAGTACTCATTGCATATCAATTGTGGTGGTAAAGCAACCACCATTGGAGGAATCAACTTCGAAGCGGATCAAGACCCAGGAGGTGCAGCACATTTCGTTCCTACAGGGCATAGCTGGGAATTCAGTAGCACTGGACATTTCTGGAATACTGGCGTCACCTCTAATGACTGTATAGCAAATAATGTTTCTATACTCGAAATGGACAACTCTGAGTTGTACACAAATGCACGCATCTCTCCTCTTTCTCTTACGTATTATGGACGCTGCTTTGGCAGTGGAAATTATACTGTGAAGCTTTACTTTTCAGAGATTATAATCAGAGGCAATAGATCTTTTTTGAGTCTTGGAAGACGGATCTTCGATGTTTATATTCAG GAGAAGCTAGTGTTGAAGGATTTCAACATTGAAAAGGCTGCCCAAGGGGTTGATAAGCCATTCATCTGGGAATTTAAAGCAGTTGAGGTTAAGAACAAAACTTTAGAGATCCGATTTCATTGGTCTGGGAAGGGGACAACAGCTTCCCCGAATAGAGGAGTATATGGTCCCCTTATATCAGCTATCTCTGTAGAGTTTG AGTCTGATGATGATAGCAAAAGGAAGATATTTGTGGTTGCAGCTTCAGCTGGAGGTTCGCTTTTGTGTCTTGCTTTCTTAATCTTAGGCATTCTTTGGTGGAAAGGCTGTCTGGATAGCATGACATCAAGGGGAAAAG CTCATAGAGGACTGGATGTGCAAACGGGTTTTTTCACCTTCAAGCAAATTCAAGCTGCCACTAACAACTTTGCTCTGGAAAACAAAATTGGGGAAGGTGGTTTTGGGTCTGTCTACAAG GGTGTATTATTGGATGGTACAATAGTTGCGGTTAAACAACTATCTTCAAAATCAAAGCAGGGAAATCGTGAATTCGTGAATGAAATAGGCTTGATTTCTAGTTTGCAACATCCAAATCTTGTTAGATTGTATGGATCCTGTATTGAAGCAAATGAACTACTGTTGGTTTATGAATACATGGAAAACAATAGCCTTGCACATGCTTTGTTTG GTCCAGAGGAAGGTCAAGTAAGATTGGACTGGCCTACAAGGCAGGGAATATGTATAGGCATAGCAAAAGGTCTGGCTTTTTTGCATGAGGAATCAGCACTTAAGGTTGTGCATAGGGACATCAAAACAACGAATGTGCTATTGGACCAAGACCTTAATGCTAAGATCTCGGATTTTGGTCTGGCCAAGCTTCACGAAGAAGAGAACACCCACATTAGCACCAGAGTTGCTGGAACCAT AGGATACATGGCGCCAGAATATGCACTATGGGGTTATTTAACCTTCAAAGCAGATGTCTTCAGttttggtgttgttgctttAGAAATAGTTGCCGGAAAAAACAACATGAAATTTCGACCAAATGAGAATTTTGTAGGCCTTGTGGATTGG GCTCTTGTTTTACAACAAAAAGAGAGTTTAGTGGAACTGGTGGATCCAAGGTTAGGATTGGATTTCAGTAACGAAGAGGCGGTTAGAATGGCCAAAGTAGCTCTGCTGTGCATCAATCCAGCAGCGGCACTTAGGCCTACCATGTCTGCAGTCGTGAGTATGCTTGAAGGGCGAACCCCTGTCGATGaaatgattatggatccaaGTATATATAGTGAAGAAATGAGGTTTACAGCCTTGAGAAATCCGTTTGAGCAGATTGCAGAAGAGAGTGCAGGTGGAACAAAGACCTTGATACATTCATCAGATGCATCATGGAATGGTTCTTCTGCTCCTACAACATCTTCAGATCTCTATAAAGTCAGTCCTAGTTGTGAGGAAAAGTAG